From one Thalassobaculum sp. OXR-137 genomic stretch:
- a CDS encoding GNAT family N-acetyltransferase: protein MPDGTDIQTDLAEEVSVLPAISAVAAEEWDACAGAANPFLSHDFLNALEESGSVRAQTGWLPRHLAVNDANGRLAAAMPLYLKGHSQGEYVFDWGWADAYERAGGRYYPKLLSAVPFTPVTGPRMLIRPDIDRGRAQEILAGGIVALMNQLNVTTAHVNFVPQGEWDRLGEFGFLQRKGLQYHWHNNGYASFDDFLDALSSRKRKAIRKERRQVAESDLVIRRLVGKDIEERHWDAFFAFYMDTSDRKWGSPYLNRTFFSLLGERMAERVLLVVAERDGRPVAGALNLIGSDTLYGRNWGCTEEYKFLHFEACYYQAIDFAIERGMAKVEAGAQGQHKIQRGYLPVETYSNHLILDDGFRDAVEDFLARERRQISHEKELLLEESPFRKDD, encoded by the coding sequence ATGCCCGACGGCACCGATATCCAGACCGACCTGGCCGAAGAGGTCTCCGTCCTGCCCGCGATCTCCGCGGTCGCGGCGGAGGAGTGGGACGCCTGCGCCGGCGCGGCCAATCCGTTTCTCTCCCACGACTTCCTGAACGCCTTGGAGGAAAGCGGGTCGGTGCGGGCACAGACCGGCTGGCTGCCGCGCCACCTGGCGGTCAACGACGCCAACGGCCGCCTCGCCGCCGCCATGCCGCTCTACCTGAAGGGCCATTCCCAGGGCGAATACGTGTTCGACTGGGGCTGGGCCGATGCCTATGAGCGGGCAGGCGGGCGCTATTACCCCAAGCTGCTCTCCGCCGTGCCGTTCACGCCGGTGACCGGCCCGCGCATGCTGATCCGCCCGGACATCGACCGGGGGCGGGCCCAGGAGATCCTGGCCGGCGGCATCGTCGCGCTGATGAACCAGCTCAACGTCACGACCGCCCATGTGAACTTCGTGCCTCAGGGCGAATGGGACCGGCTGGGCGAGTTCGGGTTCCTGCAGCGCAAGGGCCTGCAGTACCACTGGCACAACAACGGCTATGCCAGCTTCGACGACTTCCTCGACGCCCTGTCCTCGCGCAAGCGTAAGGCGATCCGCAAGGAGCGCCGCCAGGTGGCCGAGAGCGACCTCGTCATCCGCCGGCTGGTCGGCAAGGACATCGAGGAGCGCCACTGGGACGCGTTCTTCGCCTTCTACATGGACACCTCGGACCGGAAATGGGGCTCGCCCTACCTGAACCGCACCTTCTTCTCGCTGCTGGGCGAGCGGATGGCGGAGCGGGTGCTTCTGGTGGTCGCCGAGCGCGACGGCCGGCCGGTCGCCGGCGCCCTGAACCTGATCGGCAGCGACACGCTCTACGGCCGCAACTGGGGCTGCACGGAGGAGTACAAGTTCCTGCATTTCGAGGCCTGCTATTATCAGGCCATCGACTTCGCCATCGAGCGCGGCATGGCCAAGGTCGAGGCCGGCGCCCAGGGCCAGCACAAGATCCAGCGCGGCTACCTGCCGGTGGAGACCTACAGCAACCACCTGATCCTGGACGACGGTTTCCGCGATGCTGTGGAGGATTTCCTGGCGCGCGAACGCCGGCAGATTTCCCACGAAAAAGAGCTGCTGTTAGAAGAATCGCCGTTTCGAAAAGACGATTAA
- a CDS encoding RidA family protein, which yields MAGTIDARLAELGIDIPTPASPAANYVPYVKSGKLVFVSGQIPMVDGKIEGIGVVGKDLSTDDARKIAEICAKNLIAQAKAACDGDLDKVARVVKLGGFVRCTPEFTEQPEVVNGASDLMVAVFGDKGRHSRFAVGTNALPRGVAVEVEAVFELA from the coding sequence ATGGCCGGCACCATTGACGCCCGATTGGCCGAACTCGGCATCGACATCCCCACGCCGGCGAGTCCCGCCGCCAACTACGTCCCCTATGTGAAGAGCGGCAAGCTCGTCTTCGTCTCCGGCCAGATCCCCATGGTCGACGGCAAGATCGAAGGCATCGGCGTGGTCGGCAAGGATCTCTCCACCGACGACGCGCGCAAGATCGCCGAGATCTGCGCCAAGAACCTGATCGCCCAGGCCAAGGCCGCCTGCGACGGCGACCTGGACAAGGTCGCCCGCGTGGTGAAGCTCGGCGGCTTCGTGCGCTGCACCCCGGAGTTCACCGAGCAGCCGGAGGTGGTGAACGGCGCCTCCGACCTGATGGTCGCGGTGTTCGGCGACAAGGGCCGCCATTCGCGCTTCGCGGTCGGCACCAATGCCCTGCCGCGCGGCGTCGCGGTCGAAGTGGAAGCGGTGTTCGAACTCGCCTGA
- a CDS encoding aspartate aminotransferase family protein, which yields MSSLLRNDLDVLPPLGTLARGEPIQVFAAPPGTPAKPQIARAMGIEMWDTAGNRYLDASSGPVACNLGYGNRRVLDALTSQAEAAAFANVSHFESKANRDFAERLAEAAGPGYERVFVVSGGSEANEAALKLARQIALSRGEASRWKVISRLPSYHGGTLGALAITGDPSAHAMFGPMLQEMPKVPAPVTYRIPDGMDEESWALKCAQELEDRIVEEGPDSVLAFIQEPVGGVSTGALVTPAAYMTRVRQICDTYGILLIHDEVMSGGGRTGAFLSHDHWPDCRADLIVMAKGIGAGYLPLGLVLAPRDLVEKVAVGGGFLHGHTALGNPLSCAVGLAVLEETLEHGLVERSALLGAELKKRLWDMSTRYPIIGDVRGKGLLMAVEFVADQETKRSFPIPAGVPAAVSRIAMQNGLILYTRRTNGGRDGDWVMVSPPLVTSDSELDEITDRLEKSFSQAEAEFSSLRVAGD from the coding sequence ATGTCCAGCTTGCTCAGAAACGATCTCGACGTCCTGCCGCCGCTCGGCACCCTGGCCCGCGGAGAGCCCATCCAGGTCTTTGCCGCCCCGCCGGGCACCCCCGCCAAGCCGCAGATCGCCCGGGCCATGGGCATCGAGATGTGGGACACCGCCGGCAACCGCTATCTGGATGCCAGCTCGGGCCCGGTGGCCTGCAACCTGGGCTACGGCAACCGGCGGGTGCTGGACGCCCTGACCTCCCAGGCGGAGGCGGCGGCCTTTGCCAACGTCTCGCATTTCGAAAGCAAGGCGAACCGCGACTTCGCCGAGCGGCTGGCCGAGGCGGCCGGCCCGGGCTACGAGCGGGTCTTCGTGGTCTCCGGCGGATCGGAGGCCAACGAGGCGGCCCTGAAGCTCGCCCGGCAGATCGCCTTGTCCCGGGGCGAGGCGTCGCGCTGGAAGGTGATCTCGCGCCTGCCCTCCTATCACGGCGGCACCCTGGGGGCGCTGGCGATCACCGGCGACCCCTCGGCTCATGCGATGTTCGGCCCGATGCTTCAGGAGATGCCGAAGGTTCCGGCGCCGGTCACCTACCGCATTCCCGACGGGATGGACGAGGAGAGCTGGGCCCTGAAATGCGCCCAGGAGCTGGAGGACAGGATCGTCGAGGAGGGGCCGGACAGCGTGCTGGCCTTCATCCAGGAGCCGGTGGGCGGCGTTTCCACCGGCGCGCTGGTGACCCCGGCGGCCTACATGACCCGGGTCCGTCAGATCTGCGACACCTACGGCATTCTGCTCATTCACGATGAAGTGATGAGCGGCGGCGGGCGCACCGGCGCCTTCCTGTCGCACGACCACTGGCCCGACTGCCGGGCCGACCTGATCGTCATGGCCAAGGGCATCGGAGCGGGCTATCTGCCGCTCGGCCTGGTGCTGGCGCCGCGCGACCTGGTGGAGAAGGTGGCGGTCGGCGGCGGCTTCCTGCACGGCCACACGGCGCTGGGCAACCCGCTGTCCTGCGCGGTCGGGCTGGCCGTGCTGGAGGAGACGCTGGAGCACGGGCTGGTGGAGCGCTCGGCCCTGCTGGGCGCGGAGCTGAAGAAACGTCTGTGGGACATGTCGACCCGCTATCCGATCATCGGCGACGTGCGCGGCAAGGGTCTGCTGATGGCGGTGGAGTTCGTCGCCGACCAGGAGACCAAGCGCTCCTTCCCGATCCCCGCGGGCGTGCCGGCCGCGGTCTCCCGTATCGCAATGCAAAACGGTTTGATATTGTACACGCGACGAACGAACGGCGGTCGGGACGGAGACTGGGTGATGGTGTCTCCGCCGCTGGTGACGAGCGACAGCGAGCTCGATGAAATAACCGACCGTCTGGAAAAGTCGTTCTCACAGGCAGAAGCCGAATTTTCTTCCCTGCGGGTGGCGGGGGATTAA
- a CDS encoding pentapeptide repeat-containing protein — MSIQGHLAHEAVERKLASHRLWLEGAAEGQPASFAHTNLFGSDFSGQDLREVDFGGADLQGVRFIGCNLTRAIFAGADLCGASFRGATLEEADLTGTQLVGTIFEGADLRGVSLRGASGLPSKNDSRAAFAGASVNFAGARMHRANLKGAKLDQARMAQTDLTGANLERANLRRASMSGVILRNANLVSADLSEADLSDSLATGADLSGAQLDGATIDRANLIGARLRDVDLSKVDTSNARLAPPADIVAAEVQRTLVEHDRWVRSDGKRGSRASLDGVDLTDADLRGLNLSGADLRGVIMHRALLTDALLVLADLSGADLSLASLARCNLSGAILSGANLSRADLTDAILTAAPLLSSHGENIGRKQETRLNGANLTGAVLDGVKLDEARLEGAPPKKLRSDK; from the coding sequence ATGAGCATCCAGGGTCACTTAGCGCACGAAGCGGTTGAACGGAAACTCGCGAGCCACCGGCTTTGGTTGGAGGGCGCCGCCGAGGGTCAACCGGCGTCGTTTGCCCATACCAACCTCTTCGGCTCGGATTTCTCCGGTCAGGATCTGCGCGAGGTCGATTTCGGCGGCGCCGATCTGCAGGGCGTGCGCTTCATCGGCTGCAACCTGACCCGGGCGATCTTCGCCGGCGCCGATCTCTGCGGTGCGTCGTTTCGCGGCGCCACCCTGGAAGAAGCGGATCTGACGGGCACCCAGCTCGTCGGCACGATCTTCGAAGGCGCGGACCTGCGCGGGGTGTCGCTGCGCGGCGCCAGTGGGCTGCCGTCGAAGAATGACAGCCGGGCCGCCTTCGCCGGCGCCTCGGTGAACTTCGCCGGCGCGCGGATGCACCGCGCCAACCTGAAGGGCGCGAAGCTCGATCAGGCCCGCATGGCGCAAACCGACCTGACCGGCGCCAATCTGGAGCGGGCAAACCTGCGCCGGGCCTCCATGTCCGGCGTGATCCTGCGTAACGCTAACCTGGTATCCGCCGACCTGAGCGAGGCCGACCTCAGCGACTCGCTGGCGACCGGCGCCGATCTGTCCGGCGCCCAGCTCGACGGCGCGACCATCGACCGGGCCAACCTGATCGGCGCCCGGCTGCGCGATGTCGACCTCAGCAAGGTGGACACGTCCAACGCCCGTCTCGCTCCACCGGCCGATATCGTGGCCGCCGAGGTGCAGCGGACCCTGGTCGAGCATGACCGCTGGGTGCGCAGCGACGGCAAGCGCGGCTCGCGCGCCTCGCTGGACGGGGTGGATCTGACCGATGCCGATCTGCGCGGCCTGAATCTGTCCGGCGCCGACCTGCGCGGCGTGATCATGCATCGCGCGCTGCTGACCGATGCGCTGCTGGTGCTGGCGGACCTGTCGGGGGCGGACCTGTCCCTGGCCTCGCTCGCCCGCTGCAACCTGTCCGGTGCGATCCTGTCGGGCGCGAACCTGTCCCGGGCGGACCTCACCGACGCGATCCTGACGGCCGCCCCGCTGCTGTCGAGCCACGGCGAGAATATCGGCCGAAAGCAGGAGACCCGCCTGAACGGCGCAAACCTGACCGGGGCCGTGCTCGACGGCGTGAAACTCGACGAAGCCCGCCTGGAGGGCGCGCCGCCGAAGAAGCTGCGCTCCGACAAGTAG
- a CDS encoding aminotransferase class V-fold PLP-dependent enzyme, producing MTPDTIRPLFELTDDVVYMNCAAQGPAPKAAAEAGRRAVSRKSRPWEQERNGLSQEMARARELFAGFIGASGTDIALSTATSYAVAVAARNITLEPGQSVVVLESQFPSNLYAWQLLAERSGATMTVVPWPSDGDWTSAVLEHIGPETGLVTLPNVHWVDGGTLDLGPIADVAHAQGAAIFIDATQSIGVLPLDVARIDPDYVACSAYKWLLSPDQCGYLYVAPRRQHGEPVEHNHAARIGDGPMTLSPGYGRTFQPGAKRFDQGAADAMIHLPMAVTAMEQIAEWGVEAIASGIEPIVDRIADEAANRGWGVPPKPYRSPHFIGLTLPEPPMPDLAERLAADNVHVSLRSGRVRVAPYLFNRVEEVEILFAALDRYVRSAA from the coding sequence GTGACCCCCGACACCATTCGCCCGCTCTTCGAGCTCACCGACGACGTCGTGTACATGAACTGTGCCGCCCAGGGCCCCGCCCCGAAGGCGGCCGCGGAGGCAGGTCGGCGGGCCGTCTCCCGCAAGTCCCGGCCGTGGGAGCAGGAGCGCAACGGGCTCTCGCAGGAGATGGCCAGGGCGCGGGAGCTGTTCGCCGGCTTCATCGGCGCCTCGGGCACCGACATCGCCCTCAGCACCGCGACCAGCTATGCCGTCGCGGTCGCCGCCCGGAACATCACCCTGGAGCCGGGTCAGAGCGTGGTCGTGCTCGAGTCCCAGTTCCCCTCCAATCTCTACGCCTGGCAGCTTCTGGCCGAGCGCAGCGGCGCGACCATGACGGTCGTCCCCTGGCCGTCCGACGGCGACTGGACCAGCGCGGTTCTCGAGCATATCGGCCCGGAAACGGGGCTGGTCACGCTGCCCAACGTCCATTGGGTGGATGGCGGCACGCTGGACCTCGGGCCGATCGCCGACGTGGCCCATGCGCAGGGGGCGGCGATCTTCATCGACGCGACCCAGTCGATCGGCGTGCTGCCGCTGGATGTCGCGCGGATCGATCCGGACTATGTGGCGTGCTCGGCCTACAAGTGGCTGCTCTCGCCGGACCAGTGCGGATACCTCTACGTGGCGCCGAGGCGCCAGCACGGCGAACCGGTGGAGCATAATCACGCGGCGCGGATCGGCGACGGGCCGATGACCCTCTCGCCCGGATACGGACGCACCTTCCAGCCCGGCGCCAAGCGCTTCGACCAGGGGGCGGCCGATGCCATGATCCACCTGCCGATGGCCGTGACGGCCATGGAGCAGATCGCCGAATGGGGGGTGGAGGCCATCGCCAGCGGGATCGAGCCGATCGTCGACCGGATCGCCGACGAGGCCGCCAACAGGGGCTGGGGCGTGCCGCCGAAGCCCTACCGGTCGCCGCATTTCATCGGCCTGACCCTGCCGGAGCCGCCGATGCCCGATCTCGCCGAGCGGCTCGCGGCCGACAACGTCCATGTCAGCCTGCGCAGCGGCCGGGTGCGCGTGGCGCCTTATCTGTTCAACCGGGTGGAGGAGGTGGAGATCCTGTTCGCCGCCCTGGACCGGTACGTCCGGTCGGCGGCCTGA
- a CDS encoding MFS transporter yields the protein MIDHPILRTLAHREYGLYTLGNGVSLIGMWVQRVALGWLTWELTHSATWLGAVAFADLFPSVLIGLIGGVAADRLDRTLVIFACQALSMALAVVLGILTLTGNISVEVVVLMTFLNGTVIGFNQPSRLALVPRLVPRERITTAVAINSMVFNTARFIGPAIAGLVIVWADLGWAFMVNGLSYLCLLAALMVIRARNPSIGREGGVPRARRGLLGDIAEGMRYGANDPGLGPILLLHLVTAISVRAITELLPGFADHVFGGGADTLAMMTSVTGIGAIVGGWMLAGRRQEGGLVPIVLVASIVVALSVLAVALSGSLWVALPALGIYGASMVAAGVGTQTIVQLAVPSDMVGRVLSLHGVIFRGGPAIGALAMGAAGDVVGLQPPVIVGCAIALVVVAAIWMRRRAISAAVDHTE from the coding sequence ATGATCGACCATCCGATTCTGCGCACCTTGGCGCATCGCGAATACGGCCTCTATACGCTGGGCAACGGCGTATCGCTGATCGGCATGTGGGTGCAGCGGGTGGCGCTGGGCTGGCTGACCTGGGAGCTGACCCATTCGGCGACCTGGCTCGGGGCGGTGGCCTTCGCCGATCTCTTCCCCTCGGTGCTGATCGGGCTGATCGGCGGGGTGGCGGCGGACCGGCTCGACCGGACCCTGGTGATCTTCGCCTGCCAGGCCTTGTCCATGGCCCTGGCCGTCGTGCTCGGTATCCTGACCCTGACCGGGAACATTTCGGTCGAGGTCGTGGTCCTGATGACCTTTCTGAACGGGACGGTGATCGGCTTCAACCAGCCCTCCCGTCTCGCCCTGGTGCCGAGACTGGTGCCGCGCGAGCGCATCACCACGGCGGTGGCGATCAACTCCATGGTGTTCAACACGGCCCGCTTCATCGGACCGGCCATTGCCGGGCTGGTGATCGTCTGGGCCGATCTCGGCTGGGCCTTCATGGTCAACGGGCTGAGCTATCTCTGCCTCCTGGCGGCGCTGATGGTGATCCGCGCGCGCAATCCGTCCATCGGTCGGGAGGGCGGCGTGCCGCGGGCGCGGCGCGGACTGCTCGGCGATATCGCGGAGGGCATGCGCTACGGGGCCAACGATCCGGGGCTCGGCCCGATCCTGCTGCTGCATCTGGTGACGGCGATCTCGGTGCGCGCCATCACCGAACTGCTGCCGGGCTTCGCCGACCACGTCTTCGGCGGCGGCGCCGATACGCTCGCGATGATGACCTCGGTGACCGGAATCGGCGCCATCGTCGGCGGCTGGATGCTGGCCGGACGGCGCCAGGAGGGCGGGCTGGTGCCCATCGTGCTGGTCGCTTCGATCGTGGTCGCCCTGTCGGTCCTCGCGGTGGCCCTGTCGGGCAGCCTGTGGGTCGCCCTGCCGGCGCTCGGCATCTATGGCGCGTCCATGGTGGCGGCCGGCGTCGGCACCCAGACCATCGTCCAGCTCGCCGTCCCCTCCGATATGGTCGGCCGGGTGCTGAGCCTGCACGGCGTGATCTTCCGCGGCGGCCCGGCCATCGGCGCCCTGGCCATGGGGGCGGCGGGCGACGTGGTCGGACTGCAGCCGCCGGTGATCGTCGGCTGTGCCATTGCTCTGGTCGTCGTCGCGGCTATCTGGATGCGGCGACGTGCCATCTCGGCGGCGGTCGACCATACGGAGTGA
- a CDS encoding NAD(P)/FAD-dependent oxidoreductase, whose product MTVTDTAGLGLQALEQRVAEDLPKIAYPSGRWVTPHHTADGTRILDVLIVGGGQGGTAIAHALTRQRIVNFRVVDDSEPGLEGPWNTYARMATLRSPKAVTGPDLDIPSLTFQSWFEAQHGTLAWEELNKIDKGDWVAYLLWLRRVLGLSVENGKRVERIEPAEPYLVATIRDLATDRLERVTARKVVLATGIESSGRWWAPPVMESVDKRFWSHTCEEIDFAALAGKRVAVLGAGASAFDNAATALEAGAASLTLCVRRPELQRVQPFRWLSFPGFLGHFHSLDDVWRWRFMNYLLSMREAFPKETWARVARHETFELRTNAAWDRIEAVGDAVRIETPSGALEADYLIVGTGFDMDLALKPELDGVAEHVARWSDRYVPPPGEENPRLGRYPYLGPAYELLEREPGSAPWLKHLRLFTFGATMSFGPSGASINAMKFAVPRMASGLARDLFHEDVADHWENLTSFQLPEFLFDGEEGEAAPAVPVIDRG is encoded by the coding sequence ATGACGGTGACCGACACGGCGGGCCTGGGCCTGCAGGCGCTGGAACAGCGGGTGGCGGAGGATCTGCCGAAGATCGCCTATCCCTCCGGCCGCTGGGTCACGCCGCACCACACCGCCGACGGCACCCGCATCCTCGACGTGCTGATCGTCGGCGGCGGCCAGGGCGGCACCGCCATCGCCCATGCCCTCACCCGACAGCGGATCGTGAATTTCCGAGTCGTCGACGACTCCGAACCGGGCCTGGAAGGCCCCTGGAACACCTATGCCCGCATGGCGACCCTGCGCTCGCCGAAGGCGGTGACCGGGCCGGATCTCGACATCCCCTCGCTGACCTTCCAGTCCTGGTTCGAGGCGCAGCACGGCACGCTCGCCTGGGAGGAGCTGAACAAGATCGATAAGGGCGACTGGGTCGCCTACCTGCTGTGGCTGCGCCGGGTGCTGGGGCTGAGCGTCGAGAACGGCAAGCGGGTGGAGCGGATCGAGCCGGCCGAGCCGTATCTCGTCGCCACCATCCGCGACCTCGCCACCGACCGGCTGGAACGGGTGACCGCCCGCAAGGTCGTGCTGGCGACCGGCATCGAGTCGTCCGGACGCTGGTGGGCACCGCCGGTCATGGAGAGCGTCGACAAGCGATTCTGGTCTCATACCTGCGAGGAGATCGATTTCGCCGCCCTGGCCGGCAAACGGGTGGCCGTTCTCGGCGCCGGCGCCTCGGCCTTCGACAATGCGGCGACGGCGTTGGAGGCGGGGGCGGCGTCGCTGACCCTCTGCGTGCGCCGGCCGGAGCTGCAGCGGGTCCAGCCGTTCCGCTGGCTCAGCTTCCCGGGCTTTCTGGGGCATTTCCACAGCCTGGACGACGTCTGGCGCTGGCGTTTCATGAACTACCTGCTGTCCATGCGCGAGGCCTTCCCGAAGGAGACTTGGGCGCGGGTCGCTCGGCACGAGACCTTTGAACTTCGAACCAACGCCGCCTGGGATCGGATCGAGGCGGTGGGCGACGCGGTGCGGATCGAAACCCCGTCGGGCGCGCTGGAGGCGGACTACCTGATCGTCGGCACCGGCTTCGACATGGACCTGGCCCTCAAGCCGGAACTGGACGGGGTGGCGGAACATGTGGCGCGCTGGTCCGACCGCTACGTCCCGCCGCCGGGGGAGGAAAACCCGCGCCTCGGCCGCTATCCGTATCTCGGTCCGGCCTATGAATTGCTGGAGCGCGAGCCCGGCAGCGCGCCCTGGCTGAAGCACCTCCGGCTCTTCACCTTCGGCGCGACCATGAGCTTCGGGCCGTCGGGCGCCTCCATCAACGCCATGAAATTCGCCGTCCCGCGCATGGCGTCCGGCCTCGCCCGCGACCTGTTCCATGAGGATGTGGCCGACCACTGGGAGAACCTGACCAGCTTTCAGTTGCCGGAGTTCCTGTTCGACGGCGAAGAGGGCGAGGCCGCCCCGGCGGTGCCGGTGATCGACCGCGGGTAG
- a CDS encoding 3-oxoacid CoA-transferase subunit A, which translates to MPIDKIVPDVAAAVAGVKDGDTIMISGFGFAGVPNDLIHGVLDSGAKDLTIISNNAGTGTEGLAALIGSGRVTRIICSYPRSKGSDLFDARYAAGEIELELVPQGTLSERMRAAGAGVAGFYTPTGVGTDLAEGKEVRNFDGRDYVLELPLRADIALVQAYQADRWGNLTYRKAARNFGPVMAMAADLTIVQAREIVPLGEMDPETIVTPSIFVDRVVHIDNDREWDI; encoded by the coding sequence ATGCCCATAGACAAGATCGTCCCTGACGTCGCCGCGGCCGTGGCCGGCGTGAAGGACGGCGACACCATCATGATTTCCGGCTTCGGCTTCGCCGGCGTGCCGAACGATCTGATCCACGGCGTGCTCGACAGCGGCGCCAAGGACCTCACGATCATCTCCAACAACGCCGGCACCGGGACCGAGGGTCTCGCCGCCCTGATCGGCAGCGGCCGGGTGACCCGCATCATCTGCTCCTATCCGCGTTCCAAGGGCTCCGACCTGTTCGACGCGCGCTATGCTGCGGGCGAGATCGAGCTGGAGCTGGTGCCCCAGGGCACCCTGTCGGAGCGGATGCGCGCCGCGGGCGCCGGGGTCGCCGGCTTCTACACCCCGACTGGCGTCGGCACCGATCTCGCCGAGGGCAAGGAAGTCCGCAATTTCGACGGCCGCGACTATGTGCTGGAGCTGCCGCTGCGTGCCGACATCGCCCTGGTCCAGGCCTATCAGGCGGACCGCTGGGGCAACCTGACCTACCGCAAGGCGGCGCGGAATTTCGGCCCGGTCATGGCCATGGCGGCCGACCTGACGATCGTGCAGGCGCGCGAGATCGTGCCGCTCGGCGAGATGGATCCCGAGACCATCGTCACCCCGAGCATCTTCGTCGACCGGGTGGTCCATATCGACAACGACCGGGAGTGGGACATATGA
- a CDS encoding 3-oxoacid CoA-transferase subunit B: MSTAVQNAGSTEGFTKLTRLQIARRAAEMIPDGSYVNLGIGIPTLAANVIPEGKEVVLHSENGILGVGPGPAEEDRDRDLINASKEYVTLRPGGSFFVHSDAFAMIRGGHLDLALLGAFQVGGNGDLANWTTGDRRFPPGVGGAMDLAAGAKAIWVLTDHVTKKGEPKIVNTCSLPLTAPGVVKRIFTDIAVIDVTENGLVVREMVPGLTLEQLQAMTEPPLTLAEDWKELVVA, translated from the coding sequence ATGAGCACCGCCGTCCAGAACGCCGGCTCTACCGAGGGTTTCACCAAGCTTACCCGGCTGCAGATCGCCCGCCGCGCGGCGGAGATGATTCCCGACGGCAGCTACGTCAATCTCGGCATCGGCATCCCGACCCTGGCCGCCAACGTCATCCCCGAGGGCAAGGAGGTCGTGCTCCACAGCGAGAACGGCATCCTCGGCGTCGGGCCTGGGCCGGCCGAGGAGGATCGCGACCGCGACCTGATCAACGCGTCGAAGGAATACGTGACCCTGCGGCCGGGCGGGTCGTTCTTCGTGCACAGCGACGCCTTCGCCATGATCCGCGGCGGCCATCTCGACCTGGCGCTGCTCGGCGCCTTCCAGGTGGGCGGCAACGGCGATCTGGCGAACTGGACCACCGGCGACCGGCGCTTCCCGCCGGGCGTGGGCGGGGCCATGGACCTCGCCGCCGGCGCCAAGGCGATCTGGGTGCTGACCGATCACGTCACCAAGAAGGGCGAGCCGAAGATCGTCAACACCTGCTCCCTGCCGCTGACGGCGCCGGGCGTGGTGAAGCGGATCTTCACCGACATCGCGGTGATCGACGTCACCGAGAATGGGCTCGTGGTGCGCGAGATGGTGCCGGGCCTGACCCTGGAACAGCTCCAGGCGATGACCGAGCCGCCGCTCACCCTGGCGGAGGACTGGAAGGAGCTGGTGGTCGCGTAA
- a CDS encoding complex I NDUFA9 subunit family protein, which translates to MQGKLVTVFGASGFIGRNIVRELAQRGVRVNAVCRDVEKAKFLKPMGVVGQVTPMRADVTDATAIARAVNGASAVINLVGILHQSGRNTFDAVQATAPGVIAKAAKDAGAQAMVQISAIGADANSSSKYARSKAQGEDAVRAAFPEATILRPSIVFGANDSFFNRFAALAQISPVLPLIGGGETKFQPVYVDNVADAVIAALESPAAQGQTYELGGPTVYSFKALMEMVLQETNRKAKLVSLPFWAASIQAGVMELLPSPMLTRDQVELLKSDNVVATDAKTLADLGVKATPVEVIVPTYLDKFRPGGRYSTGRQPA; encoded by the coding sequence ATGCAAGGCAAGCTCGTCACCGTTTTCGGCGCCTCCGGCTTCATCGGCCGCAACATCGTGCGCGAACTCGCCCAGCGCGGAGTCCGGGTCAACGCGGTGTGCCGCGACGTGGAGAAGGCGAAGTTCCTCAAGCCGATGGGCGTGGTCGGACAGGTCACGCCGATGCGCGCGGACGTCACCGACGCCACCGCCATTGCCCGTGCGGTCAACGGCGCGTCCGCGGTGATCAATCTGGTGGGCATCCTGCACCAGTCCGGCCGCAACACCTTCGACGCCGTCCAGGCGACCGCTCCCGGCGTGATCGCCAAGGCGGCGAAGGACGCGGGCGCGCAGGCCATGGTGCAGATCTCGGCCATCGGCGCCGACGCCAACTCGTCCTCGAAATACGCCCGCAGCAAGGCCCAGGGCGAGGACGCGGTGCGCGCCGCCTTCCCCGAGGCGACGATTCTGCGCCCGTCCATCGTGTTCGGTGCGAATGACAGCTTCTTCAACCGGTTCGCCGCCCTGGCGCAGATCTCGCCGGTGCTGCCGCTGATCGGCGGCGGCGAGACGAAGTTCCAGCCGGTCTATGTGGACAACGTCGCCGACGCGGTCATCGCCGCGCTGGAGAGCCCGGCCGCCCAGGGTCAGACCTACGAGTTGGGCGGGCCGACGGTGTACAGCTTCAAGGCCCTGATGGAGATGGTCCTGCAGGAGACCAACCGGAAAGCTAAGCTGGTGTCCCTGCCGTTCTGGGCCGCGTCGATCCAGGCCGGCGTGATGGAGCTTCTGCCGAGCCCGATGCTGACCCGCGACCAGGTGGAGCTGCTGAAATCCGACAACGTGGTGGCGACGGATGCCAAGACGCTGGCGGATCTGGGCGTGAAGGCGACCCCGGTGGAAGTGATCGTGCCGACCTATCTCGACAAGTTCCGCCCCGGCGGCCGCTACAGCACGGGCCGCCAGCCGGCGTAG